A window of the Armatimonadota bacterium genome harbors these coding sequences:
- a CDS encoding isovaleryl-CoA dehydrogenase — MATHEVTNQPPPLVGYDAYTADLALVEAVCREGGGWAEGELRKIGAFCGSAAAHELGFLANGHPPVLHTHDRFGFRRDEVTYHPAYHELMRHAVAFGAHAAPWGDPHPGAHVVRAAKFFLLTQVEAGHGCPVSMTYAAVPALRTTPDVASEWEGRLFSRVYDPSFRPVSEKAGALMGMAMTEKQGGSDVRANTTRAEPIGKPGPGGEYRITGHKWFCSAPMSDAFLVLAQAPGGLSCFLLPRWTPDGQRNAFFLQRLKDKLGNRSNASVEVEFDGAWARMVGEEGRGVRTILEMVTHTRLDCVIGSAAGMRHAVAEAIHHAAHRRAFGRLLLDQPLMQNVLADLALESEAATVLAMRLARAYDTTAPEEVAFRRLATAVAKYWVCKRTPPHAAEALECLGGNGYVEESVMPRLFRESPLNGLWEGAGNVICLDVLRAIRRDPQSVEAFWNEVRLAHGGDARLDAFVRRLERDIAEPDEAAARRLTEDMALALQASLLVCCGPPAVADAFCASRLGADPRRAFGTLPAGVDLSAIVERARPRLP, encoded by the coding sequence TTGGCCACGCACGAAGTCACCAACCAACCCCCGCCGCTGGTCGGCTACGACGCCTATACCGCGGATCTGGCCCTCGTCGAGGCCGTCTGCCGCGAGGGAGGTGGCTGGGCGGAAGGGGAGTTGCGCAAGATCGGGGCGTTCTGCGGCTCTGCGGCCGCCCATGAACTCGGCTTTCTCGCCAACGGCCATCCCCCGGTCCTGCACACCCACGACCGGTTCGGGTTCCGCCGCGACGAGGTCACCTACCACCCCGCCTACCACGAGCTGATGCGCCACGCCGTGGCGTTCGGCGCGCACGCCGCTCCCTGGGGCGATCCGCACCCGGGCGCGCACGTCGTCCGCGCGGCCAAGTTTTTCCTGCTCACGCAGGTCGAAGCGGGCCACGGTTGTCCGGTCTCGATGACCTACGCGGCCGTCCCGGCGCTGCGGACGACCCCAGACGTCGCGTCCGAGTGGGAGGGCCGTCTGTTTTCGCGCGTCTACGACCCGAGCTTCCGGCCGGTGTCCGAAAAGGCGGGGGCATTGATGGGCATGGCCATGACCGAAAAGCAAGGTGGATCGGACGTGCGGGCCAACACCACCCGGGCCGAGCCGATCGGGAAACCCGGCCCAGGCGGGGAGTACCGGATCACCGGTCACAAGTGGTTCTGCTCGGCGCCGATGTCCGACGCGTTCTTGGTCCTCGCCCAAGCACCCGGTGGGTTGTCGTGCTTCCTGTTGCCGCGGTGGACGCCCGACGGTCAGCGCAATGCCTTTTTCCTCCAGCGGCTGAAGGACAAGCTCGGCAACCGGTCCAACGCGTCGGTCGAGGTGGAGTTCGATGGAGCCTGGGCACGGATGGTCGGGGAGGAGGGGCGCGGCGTGCGGACGATCCTCGAGATGGTCACCCACACGCGCCTGGACTGCGTGATCGGCTCGGCGGCCGGAATGCGTCACGCTGTCGCCGAGGCCATCCACCACGCCGCCCATCGCCGGGCGTTCGGTAGGCTCTTGCTCGATCAGCCGCTCATGCAGAACGTGCTGGCCGACCTCGCATTGGAGAGCGAGGCGGCCACGGTGCTGGCCATGCGGCTCGCCCGTGCCTACGACACGACCGCTCCGGAGGAAGTGGCCTTCCGGCGCCTGGCGACCGCGGTCGCCAAGTACTGGGTCTGCAAGCGCACTCCGCCGCACGCGGCTGAGGCCCTCGAGTGCCTGGGCGGCAACGGCTACGTCGAAGAGTCCGTGATGCCGCGTCTGTTCCGCGAGAGCCCGCTCAACGGCCTGTGGGAAGGAGCCGGCAACGTCATCTGTCTGGACGTGCTGCGCGCGATCCGGCGCGACCCCCAATCCGTAGAGGCCTTCTGGAACGAGGTCCGGCTGGCCCACGGTGGGGATGCGCGCTTGGACGCGTTCGTCCGCCGTCTGGAACGGGACATAGCCGAACCCGACGAAGCCGCCGCGAGGCGGCTCACGGAGGACATGGCACTGGCCCTGCAGGCCTCCTTGCTGGTGTGTTGTGGTCCCCCCGCCGTGGCGGACGCATTCTGCGCGAGCCGGCTGGGGGCAGACCCCAGGCGCGCCTTCGGCACCCTTCCGGCGGGCGTCGATCTGTCGGCGATCGTGGAGCGCGCCCGCCCACGACTCCCATGA
- a CDS encoding DNA translocase FtsK, whose product MSRRVVAARRAATRHPAARRSRPRPTSRRRAVGALALAAALVAAASLIPGAGGVIPRYLASWQRWLFGLHAWAVPVLLALAGLVLLVVERPRLTKRLAGLLVLLLTVLLAEHLPLEPGREMAQGASGHGGGSVGGAQAWLWRRLLGDPGPAVGVALGAVAAFFLVTRLSPLRVIEAVALGVLRAAAAIWRSVPGVARTIGRAAAAAWTWIVGAVVGVASWLWGIVPRHEERRGEQTPAPEFVLCAPELSSEPAAQAPAAQDAPEPKTALARKPRPKVRQQALALEPDAASHGPWTVPPRSILQPSPPGRGRQKLDPQEVGRSLEAVLRSFGVEVKCVGWEQGPVVTRYELQPAPGVKVQRITSLTNDIALALAAQSVRIEAPIPGKSAVGIELPNEKAALVTLHEILDAPEFGHPDPLLVALGKDIAGYPVVANLVEMPHLLIAGATGSGKSVTLNTIIASVLMRATPDQVRFVMIDPKRVELTHYDDIPHLLIPVVRSAKDAAAKLRKIIAGMERRYEVFAAATARNVQAFNALSSEERVRAMEAVSGDKLGEGQDGFLPYVVVVIDELADLMMVAPADFEDSIVRLAQMARATGIHLVVATQRPSVDVITGLIKANIPSRIAFAVSSMVDSRTILDTPGAEKLLGRGDMLYLPTGANRPTRVQGAYVSDQEIERIADFWKDQGRPAYDDSLLQADGQEVGEEGEDELLGQAARIVVQTGYGSVSLLQRKMKIGYVRAARIVDQLEARGIVGPPQGSNPREVLIGLEEVDRLFSATAQTP is encoded by the coding sequence ATGAGCCGTCGCGTGGTGGCCGCCCGACGGGCGGCGACGCGGCATCCGGCGGCTCGGAGGAGTCGGCCGCGACCGACGTCCCGGCGCCGCGCGGTCGGAGCGCTCGCCCTCGCCGCAGCTTTGGTGGCCGCGGCGAGCCTGATCCCCGGCGCCGGCGGCGTGATTCCCCGCTACCTCGCCTCCTGGCAGAGGTGGTTGTTCGGGCTGCACGCCTGGGCGGTACCGGTCCTGCTGGCGCTGGCCGGTCTGGTGCTGCTGGTGGTGGAGCGCCCGCGCCTGACGAAGCGTCTGGCAGGGCTGCTCGTTCTGCTGCTCACGGTCCTGCTCGCCGAACACCTCCCCCTGGAACCCGGCCGCGAGATGGCGCAAGGCGCCAGCGGACACGGCGGCGGCAGCGTGGGCGGTGCGCAGGCGTGGCTGTGGAGGAGGCTGCTGGGCGATCCCGGCCCCGCGGTTGGTGTGGCGCTCGGCGCAGTGGCAGCGTTTTTCCTGGTCACTCGCCTGAGCCCCCTGCGCGTGATCGAGGCCGTGGCCCTGGGCGTGCTGCGCGCCGCAGCGGCGATTTGGCGGTCGGTTCCGGGAGTCGCGCGCACGATTGGAAGAGCGGCGGCGGCGGCGTGGACCTGGATTGTGGGGGCGGTGGTTGGGGTCGCGTCTTGGTTGTGGGGGATCGTACCCAGGCACGAAGAGCGTCGCGGAGAACAGACCCCCGCACCGGAGTTCGTGCTGTGCGCCCCAGAGCTGTCAAGCGAGCCCGCCGCCCAGGCTCCGGCCGCCCAGGACGCCCCCGAGCCGAAGACCGCGCTGGCCCGGAAGCCCAGACCGAAGGTGCGCCAGCAAGCCCTCGCCCTCGAGCCGGACGCCGCCTCGCACGGTCCGTGGACCGTCCCACCGCGTTCGATCCTCCAGCCTTCCCCTCCTGGCCGCGGCCGCCAGAAGCTCGATCCGCAGGAGGTCGGCCGGAGCCTGGAAGCCGTCCTGCGCTCGTTCGGGGTCGAGGTAAAGTGCGTGGGCTGGGAGCAGGGCCCGGTCGTGACGCGCTACGAACTGCAGCCGGCGCCGGGCGTGAAGGTCCAGCGCATCACGAGCCTGACCAACGACATCGCGCTTGCGCTGGCGGCCCAGTCGGTACGGATCGAAGCGCCCATCCCCGGCAAGTCCGCGGTCGGCATCGAACTCCCCAACGAAAAGGCGGCGCTGGTCACCCTGCACGAGATCCTCGACGCGCCCGAGTTCGGCCACCCCGACCCGTTGCTGGTCGCGCTCGGAAAGGACATCGCCGGCTATCCGGTCGTCGCCAACCTCGTGGAGATGCCGCACCTGCTCATCGCGGGTGCCACGGGATCGGGCAAGAGCGTCACGTTGAACACGATCATCGCCAGCGTCCTGATGCGGGCGACGCCGGACCAGGTTCGGTTCGTGATGATCGACCCCAAGCGCGTGGAGCTGACGCACTACGACGACATTCCTCACCTGCTCATCCCCGTCGTGCGCAGCGCGAAGGACGCCGCCGCCAAGCTGCGCAAGATCATCGCCGGCATGGAGCGGCGCTACGAGGTGTTCGCCGCGGCGACGGCGCGCAACGTGCAGGCCTTCAACGCGTTGTCCTCAGAAGAGCGCGTGCGGGCGATGGAGGCAGTGTCCGGTGACAAGCTCGGCGAGGGCCAGGATGGCTTCCTGCCGTACGTGGTGGTCGTGATCGACGAGCTGGCCGATCTGATGATGGTCGCCCCGGCGGACTTCGAGGACAGCATCGTCCGCCTGGCCCAGATGGCGCGCGCCACCGGGATCCACCTCGTCGTCGCGACCCAACGCCCGTCGGTGGATGTGATCACGGGGCTGATCAAGGCAAACATCCCATCTCGGATCGCGTTCGCGGTCTCCTCGATGGTCGATTCCCGCACGATCCTCGACACCCCGGGGGCGGAGAAACTGCTGGGGCGCGGCGACATGCTCTACCTGCCGACCGGAGCGAACCGGCCGACCCGCGTACAGGGTGCCTACGTCTCCGATCAGGAGATCGAGCGCATCGCGGACTTCTGGAAGGATCAGGGCCGACCCGCCTACGACGACTCCCTGCTGCAGGCCGACGGGCAGGAAGTGGGAGAGGAAGGAGAGGACGAACTGCTCGGGCAGGCCGCCCGGATCGTCGTCCAGACAGGCTACGGCTCGGTGTCGCTGCTGCAGCGCAAGATGAAGATCGGATACGTGCGCGCCGCCCGGATCGTCGACCAGCTCGAAGCGCGTGGCATCGTCGGCCCGCCCCAGGGCAGCAACCCCCGAGAGGTGCTAATCGGCCTGGAGGAAGTGGACCGGCTGTTTTCGGCCACCGCGCAGACCCCGTAG
- a CDS encoding BMP family protein — protein MRLQPHIRSFVAVLVTTLLFAAACQPRQAAQPTAEKIRVGIVYDVGGRGDLSFNDMAFAGLERAQQEFGDRIETRDLEPAAGGENREELLRLLAGEGFALVFGIGFLFTDSIKRVAEEFPNVKFGLVDGFIEELNEDSNIVCLLFNEHEGSFLVGAAAAMKSQTGRVGFVGGMRIPLIEKFEAGFIAGAKYVNPHIEVFSDYAGTTGEAFRDPVKGRELALAQYDRGADIIYHASGGTGIGVFEAAVERRRLAIGVDADQSLTVKEDQRPHILTSMLKRVDVAVYETIKALVEGQFKGGYRNFGLADDGVGYAENDYNRDMIADIKPRLEELKQKIVAGEIRVPSTRQELEEFLRTLRR, from the coding sequence ATGAGGCTTCAGCCACATATACGTTCGTTCGTAGCCGTGCTTGTGACGACTTTGCTGTTCGCGGCGGCCTGCCAGCCCCGCCAGGCCGCCCAGCCGACGGCCGAGAAGATCAGGGTCGGCATCGTGTACGACGTCGGCGGCCGGGGAGACCTCTCGTTCAACGACATGGCCTTCGCCGGTCTGGAGCGTGCCCAGCAAGAGTTCGGCGACCGCATCGAGACCCGGGACCTCGAACCGGCCGCGGGTGGGGAGAACCGCGAGGAGCTCCTGCGGCTGCTGGCCGGCGAGGGCTTCGCGCTGGTGTTCGGGATCGGGTTCCTGTTCACCGACAGCATCAAGCGCGTGGCGGAGGAGTTCCCCAACGTCAAGTTCGGCCTGGTAGACGGATTCATCGAGGAACTGAACGAGGACTCCAACATCGTCTGCCTGCTGTTCAACGAGCACGAGGGATCGTTCCTCGTGGGGGCCGCGGCGGCGATGAAGTCCCAGACGGGCAGGGTCGGCTTCGTCGGCGGCATGAGGATCCCTCTGATCGAGAAGTTCGAAGCGGGCTTCATCGCAGGCGCCAAATACGTCAACCCGCACATCGAGGTCTTCTCAGACTACGCGGGCACAACCGGTGAGGCGTTCCGGGACCCGGTCAAGGGCCGCGAGCTCGCCCTGGCCCAGTACGATCGCGGCGCGGACATCATCTACCACGCCTCCGGCGGCACGGGGATCGGTGTCTTCGAGGCGGCCGTCGAGAGGCGGCGGCTGGCGATCGGGGTGGACGCCGATCAGTCGCTGACAGTGAAGGAAGACCAGCGACCGCACATCCTCACCAGCATGCTCAAGCGCGTCGACGTGGCCGTCTACGAGACGATCAAGGCCCTGGTCGAGGGGCAGTTTAAGGGCGGTTACCGCAACTTCGGCTTGGCCGACGACGGCGTGGGCTACGCCGAGAACGACTACAACCGCGACATGATCGCCGACATCAAGCCGCGCCTGGAGGAACTCAAGCAGAAGATCGTGGCCGGTGAGATCCGGGTGCCGTCCACCCGGCAGGAACTGGAAGAGTTCCTCAGGACGCTGCGCCGCTAG
- a CDS encoding ABC transporter permease has translation MEVVSVLFDMALIASAIRLTVPIVLAALGAVFSERGGVINIGLEGIMIMGTFFGAVGTLYGGPTVGVFAAVTAGVAFAAIHALVTITFRVDQIISGVVLNLLAVGLARFLNILLFGVATQSPGIGGFAPVSIPLLRDVPGLRPVATGISPLILVAILLVFVGQWVLVRTKFGLRLRAVGENPAAADTLGVNVYLMRYLGVLISGALAGMAGAYLAIEQGRGYLEGMTQGRGFIALAAMIFGNWWPIGALGASALFGYFDALSLRVVVLNVPHQFLNVLPHIVTILVLAGFVRRARPPAADGVPYTKGEES, from the coding sequence ATGGAGGTCGTGAGCGTCCTGTTCGACATGGCACTGATCGCCTCGGCGATCCGGCTGACGGTGCCGATCGTCCTGGCGGCGCTGGGGGCGGTGTTCTCCGAGCGCGGCGGGGTCATCAACATCGGCCTGGAAGGCATCATGATCATGGGCACGTTCTTCGGCGCCGTCGGCACGCTGTACGGGGGGCCGACGGTTGGGGTGTTCGCCGCGGTGACCGCGGGTGTGGCGTTCGCGGCCATCCACGCCCTGGTCACGATCACCTTCCGCGTCGACCAGATCATCAGCGGCGTCGTGCTGAACCTGCTGGCCGTGGGGCTGGCGCGCTTTTTGAACATCCTCCTGTTCGGAGTGGCCACACAGTCGCCAGGCATCGGGGGCTTCGCGCCGGTGAGCATCCCGCTGCTGCGCGACGTCCCGGGACTGCGGCCGGTCGCCACCGGGATCTCGCCTCTGATCCTGGTCGCGATCCTGCTCGTGTTCGTCGGGCAGTGGGTCCTCGTCAGGACCAAGTTCGGGCTGCGGCTGCGCGCAGTGGGTGAGAACCCCGCGGCGGCGGACACGCTGGGCGTCAACGTCTACCTGATGCGGTATCTGGGCGTGCTGATCAGCGGCGCGCTGGCGGGCATGGCCGGGGCGTACCTGGCGATCGAGCAGGGCCGGGGCTACCTCGAGGGGATGACGCAGGGCCGCGGCTTCATCGCCCTGGCGGCGATGATCTTCGGCAACTGGTGGCCGATCGGAGCCCTGGGGGCCTCAGCCCTGTTCGGCTACTTCGACGCCCTCAGCCTGCGGGTCGTCGTTCTCAACGTCCCGCACCAGTTCCTGAACGTCCTGCCGCACATCGTGACGATCCTCGTCCTGGCGGGGTTCGTTCGGCGGGCCCGGCCACCTGCCGCCGACGGCGTACCGTACACAAAGGGCGAGGAGAGCTGA
- a CDS encoding ABC transporter permease: protein MSARLWLLQLSTPLLAILFGALVSSAIILAIGKNPLDVYTLMIRFNVTRADSIASILFKTTPLILAGLAVALSFRAALWNIGVEGQYYIGALCAAVVAFGVKGLPAVVHLPLTMAAAVIGGMAWALVPIALKLRRGAHEVITTIMMNHIAAATILYFLTDVLRDPTQVGTPRVRTPIFEPTARIPSMRGVLDAIGFQIPGYSSLNWLLPVGVALAIALYLLLSRTRFGYEVRAMALNPDAAEAGGIRIGRVQFTMFMLSGAVAGLVGLNDVLGFFGYLDIDFPKGLGFLGISIALLAKNNPLGVIPSALLIAFLDRGAQGVQVFAGVPREVITILQAVIILAIVVAYELLTRYVRNVRKREAGRVVAAAGPVLEPGG, encoded by the coding sequence GTGAGCGCGAGGTTGTGGCTACTGCAGTTGAGCACGCCGCTGCTGGCGATCCTCTTCGGTGCGCTCGTCTCCTCGGCGATCATCCTCGCCATCGGCAAGAACCCCCTCGACGTGTATACGCTGATGATCCGGTTCAACGTCACCCGCGCCGACAGCATCGCCTCGATCCTCTTCAAGACCACGCCGCTCATCCTGGCCGGATTGGCGGTGGCCCTCAGCTTCCGTGCAGCCCTGTGGAACATCGGCGTCGAGGGGCAGTACTACATCGGCGCTCTTTGCGCCGCGGTGGTCGCGTTCGGCGTCAAGGGGCTGCCGGCCGTGGTCCACCTGCCGCTGACCATGGCGGCCGCCGTGATCGGCGGGATGGCGTGGGCACTGGTGCCGATCGCACTGAAGCTGCGGCGGGGCGCTCACGAGGTCATCACGACGATCATGATGAACCACATCGCCGCCGCCACGATCCTCTACTTCCTCACCGACGTCTTGCGGGACCCGACCCAGGTTGGGACGCCACGGGTCCGGACGCCGATCTTCGAGCCGACGGCGCGGATCCCGTCGATGCGGGGGGTGCTCGACGCGATCGGTTTTCAGATCCCGGGATATTCGAGCCTCAACTGGCTGCTGCCGGTCGGAGTGGCGTTGGCGATCGCACTGTACCTCTTGCTGAGCCGCACGCGGTTCGGCTACGAGGTGCGGGCGATGGCACTCAACCCCGACGCGGCGGAGGCCGGCGGGATCCGCATCGGTCGCGTGCAGTTCACGATGTTCATGCTCAGCGGGGCGGTCGCGGGACTGGTCGGGCTCAACGACGTGCTGGGCTTTTTCGGCTACCTGGACATCGACTTTCCGAAGGGGCTGGGGTTTTTGGGGATCTCCATCGCGCTGCTCGCCAAAAACAACCCCCTGGGCGTCATCCCCTCAGCGCTGCTGATCGCGTTCCTAGACCGGGGCGCGCAGGGCGTGCAGGTCTTCGCCGGCGTGCCGCGGGAGGTGATTACGATCCTCCAGGCGGTGATCATCCTGGCGATCGTGGTAGCGTACGAACTGTTGACCCGCTACGTCCGCAACGTGCGCAAGCGCGAGGCCGGTCGCGTCGTCGCAGCCGCCGGACCGGTGCTGGAGCCCGGCGGCTGA
- a CDS encoding DUF4115 domain-containing protein, protein MSRPAARTDAREARPGPLGIGETLRRRRENLNVSLEQVHERIRIPVASLRALEEERFEVFAAAQYAKGFLRSYAAFLDLDPQPLLERLSTVVRADRKPELVARSGEVPIRPAAPPSPLRRVLRWAVAVLVVLFGVVAYVGYREIRAFYATPIPTPEPLAATPVPTVPQPVAAEPSPELPPPTPATVDGVRLVARAADVSWLRVVADGRRVFEGFIRPGESQVWEAQQTLNIVIGNASAVALEVNGRQMGTLGGPGEVVRRTFTIGEVAPVLP, encoded by the coding sequence ATGAGCCGTCCGGCGGCCCGCACCGACGCTCGCGAGGCCCGGCCGGGGCCCCTGGGGATCGGGGAGACCCTGCGCCGCCGCCGCGAGAATCTGAACGTCTCCCTGGAGCAGGTCCACGAGCGCATCCGCATCCCCGTCGCCTCCCTCCGAGCCCTCGAGGAGGAACGCTTCGAGGTCTTCGCGGCTGCCCAGTACGCGAAGGGATTCCTGCGCTCGTACGCGGCGTTTTTGGACCTGGATCCGCAACCGCTCCTTGAGCGTCTGAGCACCGTCGTCCGAGCCGACCGGAAGCCGGAGCTGGTCGCCCGCAGCGGGGAGGTGCCGATTCGGCCGGCAGCACCGCCGTCGCCGCTGCGCCGCGTGCTGCGGTGGGCCGTCGCGGTGCTGGTCGTGCTGTTCGGGGTGGTCGCCTACGTGGGATACAGGGAAATCCGCGCGTTCTACGCGACTCCCATTCCTACGCCGGAACCGCTGGCCGCCACCCCCGTGCCGACGGTGCCCCAGCCGGTGGCCGCCGAGCCTTCGCCGGAGTTGCCGCCGCCGACGCCGGCGACCGTGGACGGAGTCCGGCTGGTGGCCCGCGCCGCGGACGTGTCCTGGCTGCGCGTGGTGGCCGATGGCCGCCGCGTCTTTGAGGGATTCATCCGTCCCGGGGAGAGCCAGGTGTGGGAGGCCCAGCAGACGCTGAACATCGTCATCGGCAATGCGTCCGCCGTCGCCCTGGAGGTCAACGGTCGGCAGATGGGTACGCTGGGCGGGCCTGGGGAGGTCGTCCGCCGCACCTTCACGATCGGCGAGGTCGCTCCGGTGCTGCCGTAG
- a CDS encoding ABC transporter ATP-binding protein translates to MTQTLLELRGISKRFPGVVANDDISLRVERGEIHAIVGENGAGKSTLMKILYGLYQPDEGEILIRGRPVRMAGPRTALMLGIGMVHQHFMLIPAFTVAENVILGSEPSGVLSRREAERRVRELSDRYGFRLDPSAPVSSLSVGEQQRVEILKVLYRGAELLILDEPTAVLTPQEVEDLFRNLRGLREGGKTIIFISHKLDEVLALADRVSVLRRGRMIGTVQAGQTDETRLAEMMVGRPVLMRLERPQVAAGEPRLEADRLRVLGTRGRVAVRDVSFAVRSGEIYAIAGVEGNGQTELVEALVGLRPIAGGSLRICGADATHLDAREIRMLGTAHIPEDRHRRGLVLPMEMRENVILGHHVRPVFGRGFVLDDRAVDAFAQQKIHEYDIRVTSTRTPVLAMSGGNQQKVVVAREFAFEPRVLVAAQPTRGLDIGATEFVSGKVLEAKAQGMAVVLVSSDLDEALALGDRIGVMFGGELVGEFSAEAVTASELGLYMTGARRQEAGT, encoded by the coding sequence ATGACGCAGACTCTCCTCGAACTGCGCGGCATCTCCAAACGGTTCCCCGGCGTGGTCGCCAACGACGACATCTCGCTGAGGGTGGAACGGGGGGAGATCCACGCGATCGTCGGCGAGAACGGCGCCGGCAAGAGCACACTGATGAAGATCCTGTACGGGCTGTACCAGCCGGACGAGGGCGAGATCCTGATCCGTGGGCGTCCTGTCCGGATGGCCGGTCCGCGCACCGCACTCATGCTGGGGATCGGAATGGTGCACCAGCACTTCATGCTGATCCCCGCGTTCACCGTCGCCGAGAACGTCATCCTGGGATCCGAACCCTCGGGGGTGCTGTCGCGGCGGGAGGCCGAAAGACGCGTGCGCGAACTCAGCGACCGGTACGGCTTCCGCCTGGACCCCTCCGCACCGGTGTCCTCGCTGTCGGTGGGCGAGCAGCAGCGCGTGGAGATCCTCAAGGTGCTGTACCGCGGGGCGGAGCTGCTGATCCTCGACGAGCCCACCGCCGTCTTGACGCCCCAGGAGGTCGAAGACCTCTTCCGGAACCTCCGCGGGCTGCGCGAGGGCGGCAAGACGATTATTTTCATCAGCCACAAGCTCGACGAAGTCCTCGCGCTGGCGGATCGGGTTAGCGTGCTTCGGCGCGGACGCATGATCGGGACGGTCCAGGCCGGCCAGACGGACGAGACGCGGCTGGCCGAGATGATGGTCGGCCGGCCGGTTCTGATGCGTCTGGAGCGCCCGCAGGTCGCCGCCGGCGAGCCGCGTCTGGAGGCCGATCGGCTGCGCGTGCTCGGGACGCGAGGGCGCGTGGCAGTGCGCGACGTCTCGTTTGCGGTGCGGTCCGGGGAGATCTACGCGATCGCCGGTGTGGAAGGCAACGGTCAGACGGAACTGGTGGAGGCGCTGGTGGGCTTGAGACCGATCGCCGGGGGCTCGCTGCGGATCTGCGGCGCCGATGCAACGCACCTGGACGCCCGCGAGATCCGGATGCTGGGCACCGCGCACATCCCGGAGGACCGGCACCGGCGCGGGCTGGTGCTGCCGATGGAGATGCGCGAGAACGTGATCCTCGGTCACCACGTGCGCCCGGTGTTCGGGCGCGGCTTCGTGCTTGACGATCGTGCCGTGGATGCGTTCGCGCAGCAGAAGATCCACGAGTACGACATCCGTGTGACCTCCACGCGCACGCCCGTTCTGGCGATGTCGGGCGGGAACCAGCAGAAGGTCGTCGTGGCGCGGGAGTTCGCCTTCGAGCCCCGGGTGCTCGTCGCAGCGCAGCCGACGCGGGGCTTGGACATCGGTGCGACGGAGTTCGTCAGCGGGAAGGTCCTGGAAGCCAAGGCGCAGGGGATGGCGGTGGTGCTCGTCTCGTCCGATCTGGACGAGGCCCTCGCCCTGGGAGACCGGATCGGCGTGATGTTCGGAGGCGAACTCGTTGGGGAGTTCTCCGCCGAGGCGGTCACGGCATCCGAGCTGGGTCTGTACATGACCGGGGCGCGGCGGCAGGAGGCGGGCACGTGA
- a CDS encoding undecaprenyl-diphosphate phosphatase, with translation MSQAWQLALLGAVQGLTEFLPVSSSAHLVFAQYLLGLQRPGVLLEAVLHLGTVAAVLVLYGRDLFAIVTDWLRAPLDIRTPRAGRVVWLIALTTAVTAAPGLVFERPLRAVFDSVTWTAGALLVTGFLLWFARERARRPMHAMTLWDAGLIGLAQAVSILPGISRSGVTIATGLWRGVAREDAARYSFLASVPAILGAGGYSLAKEWRVALAHGHTPGEFAVGFAVSLVAGTAAILWLVDFVRRGRLGRFSYYCWGVGLVMLAVGVARGGT, from the coding sequence ATGTCGCAGGCATGGCAGCTCGCGCTGCTCGGCGCGGTACAGGGTCTGACCGAGTTCCTCCCGGTCAGCAGTTCCGCCCACCTGGTCTTCGCCCAGTACCTGCTCGGGCTGCAGCGGCCCGGCGTGCTGCTGGAGGCGGTCCTGCACCTGGGCACCGTCGCGGCCGTGCTGGTGCTGTACGGGCGCGACCTGTTCGCCATCGTGACCGACTGGTTGCGGGCGCCGCTGGACATCCGGACGCCGCGGGCGGGGCGGGTGGTGTGGCTAATCGCGCTGACCACCGCCGTGACGGCCGCACCGGGGCTGGTGTTCGAGCGACCCCTGCGGGCGGTCTTCGATTCGGTCACGTGGACCGCGGGGGCTTTGTTGGTGACCGGGTTCCTGTTGTGGTTCGCCCGCGAGCGCGCGCGCCGACCGATGCACGCGATGACCCTTTGGGACGCCGGCCTGATCGGGCTGGCGCAGGCGGTATCGATCCTTCCGGGCATCTCGCGCTCCGGCGTCACCATCGCGACAGGTCTGTGGCGCGGCGTGGCGCGTGAGGACGCCGCCCGCTACTCCTTTCTCGCATCGGTGCCGGCGATTCTGGGCGCGGGCGGATATTCGCTGGCCAAGGAGTGGCGTGTTGCGCTCGCGCACGGACACACACCCGGCGAGTTTGCTGTGGGTTTCGCGGTGTCGTTGGTGGCCGGCACGGCCGCGATCCTGTGGCTCGTGGACTTCGTGCGCCGGGGGCGGCTGGGGCGTTTTTCCTACTACTGCTGGGGCGTGGGGCTGGTGATGCTCGCCGTGGGCGTCGCCCGGGGTGGGACATGA